Genomic segment of Maricaulis maris:
AAAAAGGCCGCGGAACAGGCGTTCCGCGGCCTTTCTCTATGGCTGTCCGGAACCGGACTAGCGGTCGATGGACGGACCGCCGGCCTCGGTCTCGGTCGGATGTGCGACAACCGTCGTGCCATCCGCACCCGCCATCAGCCATTTGATCAGCGGCGAGATCAGCAGCATCACAACCGCCACACCCATCGCGACCAGACCGACATTGGAATAGACCTCGATATAGCCGGCCTTGGCCGACGCGACATCGGTCAACTGACCGCCGATTGTCTCGGCGCCCGTCGTCGATGCGATCACACCGGCTAGGAAGTTGGACAGGCCGGAATAGAGGAACCAGGCGCCCATGGTCATCCCGACCACGCGTGCCGGCGCCAGCTTGGTCACCGCCGACAGACCCACCGGCGACACCATCAGCTCACCCATGGTGTGGATCCAGTAGATCAGGAAGATGAAGTAGACCGCCGTCAGGCCCGTTGCACCGCTGGCCCCCATGCCACCAACCAGGGCGTAGAAGCCAAGGCCGGCGAGGAAAACGCCGAGCGCGAACTTGACCGGTGTGGACGGATTCCAGCCCTTTTTGGCCAGGGTGATCCACAGCCACGCCATGATCGGCGCGAACAGGAAGATGAAGCCCGCATTGAGCGACTGGAAGACCGGAGCCGGAACCGACCAGCCAAACATGGTGCGATCGACAAGACGGTCGGTGAACAGGTTCAGCGAGGAACCAGCCTGCTCGAACAGGGCCCAGAACGGGATCTGCGCCAGCACGAAATAGATCGCCGCGAACATCTTCTTGCGCTCATCGCCCTGCGTCTTGGTGATCGCATAGCCGACGAGGACCAGGAACATCGCAATACCGATCCAGCCCGCGACGTCGGCGAACATGTCCGGGAATTTCACCACCAGCATCGAGATCAGAATGATCGCGAGACCCGCCATGTAGCAGGCCCACTCGACGTTCAAAAAGCCAAGGACGCGTTCCTTCAGTTTCTCCGGGTTGGGCGGATCGGCGCGGCCTTCAAGCCAGGGCTGGAAGAAGAGGAAGGTCAGAAGACCCGCCAGCATGCCGACACCGGCCAGACCAAAGCCCCAGGCCCAGCCCCAGTAAATACCGATGATCCCGACCGAGAAGGAGGCCAGGAAGGAGCCCAGATTGATCCCCATGTAGAAGATCGTGAAGCCGGAATCGCGCCGTGTATCGCCCAGCCCGTAGAGCGAGCCGACGATGGTCGAGATGTTGGCTTTCAGGAAACCGACACCGGCAATGATGAAGGCCAGGGCAAGATAGAGGATATTGACGAACAATTCCTCGCGCTCGATCGTGGTCATGTCGCTCGAGAACGGCATTTCGGCAGGCAGGCCGACCACATCCGGCTCGGCGACCTGGAGCACAGTCCCGCTTTCCGCGAAACTGATCTGCGAGATCGCGCCATCGGCGGCGATCACAATCTGGTTCGCGTCCCCGCCGCGACCATCAAGGGTCAGCTCGTACTGGGCGCCCTCATACTCGAAGACCTCGCGCGAACCGCTGCCCTCAAAGGCCATCAGGCCGTGACCGATCACCAGCAGGATGGCGCCGTAGGTGACCGCTTTCCTCTGTCCGAGATAGCGGTCGGCCAGCGTGCCGCCGATAATCGTCATGATATAGACCAGCGCGGTGTAGGCACCGTACATGATGCCCGACCGCTCATCCGAGAACAGGAAGTGCTGTGTCAGGTAAATGATCAGCAGGCCACGCATCCCGTAGTACGAGAAGCGCTCCCACATCTCTGTCAGGAACAGGATCGCCAAGCCCTTCGGGTGTCCGAAGAAGGAGGTGTCCTTGTTTTCATTGGTGGGTGTATTACCCGGCGTTGCGGTCGTGTCCGTCACGCGTGTCTCCCCAGTACCCGCCCCACGCGGGCTTTAAATAGGGGCGCAATTGACCACGCGGACCCGATTGGCTCAAGCCTGAGCCACGGCGGCGCGCACCAAAACGCTACACAATCGAGTGTGCAGCGTTCATCAGCAGGCGGAAATCGGCTGTGCTGGCTAGTAGGCGCACTCGGTGAAGACGGGATCGATCCGGCCGCCCCACTCACCGTTGAACCGCTTGATCAGCGCTTCCGCCCGGGTCTCGCCGGTGCGAACAATCTCGTCGAGATCATCGAGAAAGAGCGTTTCGCTCTCGCCATGACCGTTCATCCGGGCCCGCGCCCGCAGGCCGGAGCGGGCAATCGCCAGAACCTCGCGGGCGACGTCCTGCAGCGTGCCGCCGCGGAAGGGGGTGTGCAGCGCCGTCCTGGCCGCCCCGATGCGCAGCGCGTTGCGCTCGGCCTCGGTCCAGTCCTTGACCAGGTCCCAGGCCGCATCGAGCGCGGTATTGTCATAGAGCAGGCCAACCCAGAAGGCCGGCAGGGCACACAGCGTGTTCCACGGTCCGGAGTCGGCACCGCGCATTTCCAGGAAGGTCTTGAGCCGCACTTCCGGGAAGACGGTGGAGAGATGGTCTTCCCAATCGCTCATCACCGGCTTTTCGCCGGGCAGGAGGTCGAGCTTGCCATCAAGGAAGTCGCGGAAGGACTTGCCGGTCGCGTCGAGATATTCGCCGCCGCGCTTGACGAAATACATCGGCACGTCGAGTGCCCAGTCGCGGTATTGCTCATAGCCGAAGCCCTCGTCGAAGACGAAGGGCAGCATGCCGGTGCGGTTGTTGTCAGTGTCGGTCCAGACATGGGCCCGATAGGACAGATAGCCGTGCAGACCGCCATCCTTGAAGGGTGAATTGGCAAACAGCGCGGTCGCCAGCGGCTGCAGCGCGATCGAGACCCGGAATTTCTTCGCCATGTCGGCTTCGGTCGAGAAGTCGAGATTGGTCTGCACG
This window contains:
- a CDS encoding peptide MFS transporter — its product is MTDTTATPGNTPTNENKDTSFFGHPKGLAILFLTEMWERFSYYGMRGLLIIYLTQHFLFSDERSGIMYGAYTALVYIMTIIGGTLADRYLGQRKAVTYGAILLVIGHGLMAFEGSGSREVFEYEGAQYELTLDGRGGDANQIVIAADGAISQISFAESGTVLQVAEPDVVGLPAEMPFSSDMTTIEREELFVNILYLALAFIIAGVGFLKANISTIVGSLYGLGDTRRDSGFTIFYMGINLGSFLASFSVGIIGIYWGWAWGFGLAGVGMLAGLLTFLFFQPWLEGRADPPNPEKLKERVLGFLNVEWACYMAGLAIILISMLVVKFPDMFADVAGWIGIAMFLVLVGYAITKTQGDERKKMFAAIYFVLAQIPFWALFEQAGSSLNLFTDRLVDRTMFGWSVPAPVFQSLNAGFIFLFAPIMAWLWITLAKKGWNPSTPVKFALGVFLAGLGFYALVGGMGASGATGLTAVYFIFLIYWIHTMGELMVSPVGLSAVTKLAPARVVGMTMGAWFLYSGLSNFLAGVIASTTGAETIGGQLTDVASAKAGYIEVYSNVGLVAMGVAVVMLLISPLIKWLMAGADGTTVVAHPTETEAGGPSIDR
- a CDS encoding glutamate--cysteine ligase, whose protein sequence is MSGTYNPGGEGAPIENLDQLTAYFATGEKSEDKFRIGTEHEKFGFALADHTPLPHKADGPSVEKMLSGLERFNWEPVREGGELIALKREGASITLEPGGQFELSGAPLETIHQTCAEVNSHLREVREVADEIGAGFLGLGFSPKWSLEETPMMPKARYGLMKAYMPKVGTMGHQMMFRSCTVQTNLDFSTEADMAKKFRVSIALQPLATALFANSPFKDGGLHGYLSYRAHVWTDTDNNRTGMLPFVFDEGFGYEQYRDWALDVPMYFVKRGGEYLDATGKSFRDFLDGKLDLLPGEKPVMSDWEDHLSTVFPEVRLKTFLEMRGADSGPWNTLCALPAFWVGLLYDNTALDAAWDLVKDWTEAERNALRIGAARTALHTPFRGGTLQDVAREVLAIARSGLRARARMNGHGESETLFLDDLDEIVRTGETRAEALIKRFNGEWGGRIDPVFTECAY